The following coding sequences are from one Biomphalaria glabrata chromosome 8, xgBioGlab47.1, whole genome shotgun sequence window:
- the LOC106078210 gene encoding enterin neuropeptides-like, whose protein sequence is MAAQHCTGFLTFTLLLVTLYSTKADKEQNKMLSLVKPTPGIGKQILRLRFQRRVSPKFGHNFVGKRSFGHNVVWKRSSDFDPTREADLDHLSIDSRAARFSHSFVGKRAEDLQADEFLRELLERQTIDKLNNNDDGDVDIEERAGPGFPHSFVGKRYDGGESSEDESEDDLSEDKRGAPRFGHSFVGKRNYAVGILNRRGPVFAHNFVGKRNSDDIGNFLDLERRRVGFSHSFVGKRGPPEDFETKPFEQQDVSDHYLEKRSASIRNKRSLRPSFDHAFIGKRDDDTFDEDIPVDERATPRFEHAFIGKRAPSFSHSFVGKRAPAFSHSFVGKRAPAFSHSFVGKRAPAFSHSFVGKRDEAVDSLLDDNDDFSVEDFDEDVAKRAPKYAHAFIGKREAGTEPRLEDNLDDYEEKRASKFSHSFVGKRAPGFSHSFVGKRLPGFSHSFVGKRAPGFSHSFVGKRLPGFSHSFVGKRAPGFSHSFVGKRLPGFSHSFVGKRAPGFSHSFVGKRYPSLNDFSDNFFPLNEDDEAEKRSMGFSHSFVGKRLPGFSHSFVGKRDDQDEALEKRKSFSHSFVGKREDLEDMEKRKMGFSHSFVGKRDALGEDVVKRKMGFSHSFVGKRMGDKPLSKNLEQFSKFESSNSISSNEASSERMADHPIGNMEAQSSASSSKETSSTEESST, encoded by the coding sequence ctGATAAAGAGCAGAACAAAATGTTATCTCTGGTCAAGCCCACTCCTGGGATAGGAAAACAGATACTACGTCTGCGGTTCCAGAGGCGGGTCAGCCCCAAGTTCGGACATAACTTCGTAGGGAAACGCTCTTTTGGACATAACGTCGTATGGAAACGCTCGAGCGACTTTGATCCCACCAGGGAAGCCGACCTCGACCACTTGTCAATAGACTCGCGGGCCGCGAGGTTCAGCCACAGCTTCGTGGGGAAGAGAGCTGAAGATCTCCAGGCGGACGAGTTTCTCCGGGAACTTCTCGAGCGGCAGACCATCgacaagctcaacaacaacGACGATGGGGACGTGGACATTGAGGAGAGGGCGGGTCCGGGGTTTCCTCACAGCTTTGTTGGCAAACGATATGATGGAGGCGAGTCCTCGGAGGACGAATCTGAGGACGACTTAAGCGAGGACAAACGCGGTGCTCCCAGATTTGGGCACAGCTTTGTCGGAAAGAGAAATTATGCCGTCGGCATTTTAAACCGACGAGGCCCAGTCTTTGCACACAACTTCGTTGGGAAGCGAAACAGCGACGACATCGGGAATTTCCTAGATCTAGAACGGAGACGCGTGGGATTTTCCCACAGCTTTGTAGGGAAGCGCGGGCCACCTGAAGACTTTGAGACAAAGCCTTTCGAGCAGCAAGACGTCTCTGATCATTACTTGGAAAAAAGATCTGCCTCAATCAGGAATAAAAGATCTCTGCGGCCATCGTTTGATCATGCCTTTATCGGTAAGCGTGACGATGACACATTCGATGAAGATATTCCTGTCGACGAACGAGCAACGCCCAGATTTGAACATGCCTTTATAGGTAAAAGAGCGCCATCATTTTCTCACAGCTTCGTGGGAAAAAGAGCACCAGCTTTTTCTCACAGCTTCGTGGGCAAACGAGCACCAGCTTTTTCTCACAGCTTCGTGGGTAAAAGAGCACCAGCTTTTTCTCACAGCTTCGTGGGAAAAAGAGATGAAGCTGTAGATTCATTATTAGACGATAATGATGACTTTTCTGTAGAAGATTTTGATGAGGATGTCGCTAAAAGAGCGCCTAAGTACGCTCATGCTTTTATTGGTAAGAGGGAAGCTGGAACCGAACCACGTTTGGAAGATAACTTGGACGATTACGAAGAGAAAAGAGCATCCAAATTCAGCCATAGTTTTGTTGGTAAACGGGCACCAGGCTTCAGCCATAGTTTTGTTGGTAAAAGGTTACCAGGGTTCAGCCATAGTTTTGTTGGTAAACGGGCACCGGGGTTCAGCCATAGTTTTGTTGGTAAAAGGTTACCAGGGTTCAGCCATAGCTTTGTTGGTAAACGGGCACCGGGGTTCAGCCACAGTTTTGTTGGTAAAAGGTTACCAGGGTTCAGCCATAGTTTTGTCGGTAAACGGGCCCCAGGGTTCAGCCATAGTTTTGTTGGCAAACGCTATCCATCTCTAAATGACTTTAGCGACAACTTTTTCCCTCTAAATGAAGATGACGAAGCAGAAAAACGAAGCATGGGGTTCAGCCATAGCTTTGTTGGTAAAAGGTTACCAGGGTTCAGCCATAGCTTTGTTGGTAAACGCGATGACCAAGACGAAGCTTTAGAAAAACGCAAAAGTTTTAGCCATAGCTTTGTAGGCAAACGCGAAGATCTAGAAGACATGGAGAAACGTAAAATGGGCTTTAGCCATAGTTTTGTGGGCAAGCGTGACGCTTTAGGCGAAGATGTTGTAAAGCGTAAAATGGGCTTTAGTCATAGCTTTGTGGGCAAGCGAATGGGAGACAAACCCCTCAGTAAAAATCTAGAACAGTTTTCCAAATTTGAATCCAGCAATTCCATCAGTAGCAACGAAGCCTCGTCCGAGCGAATGGCGGATCATCCAATCGGAAACATGGAGGCCCAGTCGTCTGCTAGCAGTAGCAAGGAAACTTCCAGTACAGAAGAGTCCTCCACGTGA